One genomic region from Equus asinus isolate D_3611 breed Donkey chromosome 8, EquAss-T2T_v2, whole genome shotgun sequence encodes:
- the KLHL31 gene encoding kelch-like protein 31, which produces MAPKKKTVRKNKGDINEMTIIVEDSPLNKLNALNGLLEGGNGLSCISSELTDASYGPNLLEGLSKMRQESFLCDLVIGTKTKSFDVHKSVMASCSEYFYNILKKDPSTQRVDLNDISPLGLATVIAYAYTGKLTLSLYTIGSIISAAVYLQIHTLVKMCSDFLIREMSVENCMYVANIAETYSLKNAKAAAQKFIRDNFLEFAESDQFMKLTFEQINELLIDDDLQLPSEIVAFQIAMKWLEFDQKRVKYAADLLSNIRFGTISAQDLVNYVQSVPRMMQDADCHRLLVDAMNYHLLPYHQNTLQSRRTRIRGGCRVLVTVGGRPGLTEKSLSRDILYRDPENGWSKLTEMPAKSFNQCVAVMDGFLYVAGGEDQNDARNQAKHAVSNFCRYDPRFNTWIHLASMNQKRTHFSLSVFNGLLYAVGGRNTEGSLASLECYVPSTNQWQPKTPLEVARCCHASAVTDRRVLVTGGYIGTAYSRSVCAYDPASDAWQELPGLSTPRGWHCAVTLGDRVYVMGGSQLGPRGERVDVLPVECYSPASGQWSFAAPLPVGVSTAGASALHGRAYLLGGWNEGEKKYKKCIQCFSPELNEWTEDDELPEATVGVSCCTLSMPNSVTRESRASSVSSVPVSI; this is translated from the exons ATGGCCCCCAAAAAGAAGACTGTCAGAAAGAACAAAGGGGATATCAATGAGATGACCATAATTGTAGAAGATAGCCCCCTAAACAAACTGAATGCTCTGAATGGGCTTCTAGAGGGAGGCAATGGCCTTAGCTGCATTTCTTCTGAATTGACAGATGCTTCTTATGGCCCCAACCTCTTGGAAGGTTTAAGTAAAATGCGGCAGGAGAGCTTCCTTTGCGACTTAGTCATTGGCACCAAAACCAAATCTTTTGACGTTCACAAGTCAGTGATGGCTTCATGCAGTGAGTACTTTTACAACATCCTTAAAAAAGACCCGTCTACTCAGAGGGTGGATCTCAATGATATCTCACCGCTAGGCCTGGCCACTGTCATTGCATATGCCTACACAGGAAAGCTGACTCTCTCCTTGTACACAATAGGAAGCATTATTTCTGCTGCTGTTTATCTTCAGATCCATACCCTTGTAAAGATGTGCAGTGATTTTCTGATACGAGAGATGAGTGTTGAGAATTGCATGTACGTCGCTAACATTGCTGAAACATACTCCCTGAAAAACGCGAAAGCAGCAGCCCAAAAATTTATCCGGGATAACTTCCTGGAATTCGCAGAATCAGATCAGTTTATGAAACTTACATTTGAGCAAATTAACGAGCTTCTCATAGATGATGACTTACAGTTGCCTTCTGAAATAGTAGCATTCCAGATTGCAATGAAATGGTTAGAATTTGACCAAAAGAGAGTGAAATATGCTGCAGATCTTTTGAGCAATATTCGCTTTGGTACCATCTCTGCGCAAGACCTGGTCAATTACGTTCAGTCCGTACCCAGAATGATGCAAGATGCTGATTGTCACAGACTTCTTGTAGATGCTATGAACTACCACTTACTCCCGTATCATCAAAACACATTGCAGTCTAGGCGCACGAGAATCCGTGGGGGCTGTCGAGTCCTCGTCACTGTTGGGGGACGTCCAGGCCTTACTGAGAAGTCCCTTAGTAGAGACATCTTGTATAGAGACCCTGAAAATGGATGGAGCAAGCTTACAGAAATGCCAGCCAAGAGTTTCAATCAGTGTGTGGCTGTGATGGACGGATTTCTTTACGTGGCCGGTGGTGAAGACCAGAATGATGCAAGAAATCAAGCCAAGCATGCAGTCAGCAATTTCTGCAG ATACGATCCCCGCTTCAACACCTGGATACACCTGGCCAGCATGAACCAGAAGCGCACGCACTTCAGCCTGAGCGTGTTCAACGGGCTCCTTTACGCCGTGGGCGGCCGCAATACAGAAGGCAGCCTGGCCTCGCTGGAGTGCTACGTGCCCTCCACCAACCAGTGGCAGCCGAAGACACCCCTGGAGGTGGCGCGCTGCTGCCACGCCAGCGCGGTCACCGACCGCCGGGTGCTGGTGACTGGCGGCTACATCGGCACTGCGTACTCGCGCTCGGTGTGCGCCTACGACCCGGCCAGCGACGCGTGGCAGGAGCTGCCGGGCCTGAGCACGCCCCGAGGCTGGCACTGCGCCGTCACGCTAGGCGACAGGGTGTATGTGATGGGGGGCAGCCAGCTGGGGCCGCGCGGGGAGCGCGTGGACGTGCTGCCGGTGGAGTGCTACAGCCCCGCCTCGGGCCAGTGGAGCTTCGCGGCGCCGCTGCCGGTGGGCGTGAGCACGGCGGGCGCCTCGGCGCTGCACGGGCGCGCCTACCTGCTGGGCGGCTGGAACGAGGGCGAGAAGAAGTACAAGAAATGCATCCAGTGCTTCAGCCCCGAGCTCAACGAGTGGACGGAGGACGACGAGCTGCCCGAGGCCACCGTGGGCGTGTCCTGCTGCACCCTCTCCATGCCCAACAGCGTGACCCGGGAATCCCGAGCCAGCTCGGTGTCCTCGGTGCCAGTCAGTATCTGA